Proteins from a single region of Primulina tabacum isolate GXHZ01 chromosome 5, ASM2559414v2, whole genome shotgun sequence:
- the LOC142546332 gene encoding syntaxin-71: MSVIDLLTRVDSICKKYDKYDVATKESNVAGDDAFARLYASVESDIESALQKAETASTEKNRASVVAINAEIRRTKAKLFEEVPKLQRLAVKKVKGLSTEELTTRNDLVLALPDRIQAIPDGSASAPKSSFGWGTSAPPRSDIKFDSVSKDRFDNEYFQQTEESSQFRQEYEMRKMKQDQGLDMIAEGLDTLKNMAHDMNEEVDRQVPLMDEIDTKVDKATSDLKNTNVRLKDTVNQLRSSRNFCIDIILLCIILGIAAYLYK, encoded by the exons ATGAGTGTGATCGATCTACTGACTCGTGTGGATTCGATCTGCAAAAAGTACGACAAATACGACGTCGCCACCAAGGAATCCAACGTCGCCGGCGACGATGCGTTCGCTCGCCTTTACGCTTCGGTAGAGTCCGACATTGAATCTGCTCTCCAG AAGGCGGAGACAGCTTCGACGGAGAAGAATAGAGCATCGGTTGTGGCGATCAATGCTGAGATTCGGAGGACCAAGGCCAAATTGTTCGAAGAGGTTCCTAAGTTGCAGAGATTAGCTGTTAAGAAG GTTAAAGGACTTTCAACAGAAGAACTTACCACCCGTAATGATTTGGTCCTTGCATTGCCGGATAGGATTCAAGCCATACCAGATGGCTCTGCATCTGCACCTAAATCATCTTTCGGTTGGGGAACTTCAGCTCCTCCACGTTCGGATATCAAATTCGATTCAG TATCA AAGGACAGGTTTGACAATGAATACTTTCAGCAAACTGAAGAGTCAAGTCAATTCAGGCAGGAGTATGAAATGCGAAAAATGAAGCAG GACCAAGGATTGGACATGATAGCTGAAGGTTTGGACACCTTAAAAAACATGGCTCATGACATGAACGAG gAAGTCGATAGGCAAGTTCCTCTTATGGATGAAATTGACACTAAG GTAGACAAGGCAACCTCCGACCTCAAAAACACCAATGTCAGACTGAAGGACACTGTTAATCAG CTGAGATCCAGTCGAAATTTCTGTATCGATATCATTTTACTCTGTATAATTCTTGGAATTGCCGCCTATTTGTACAAGTAA